One genomic region from Dehalobacter restrictus DSM 9455 encodes:
- a CDS encoding ParA family protein: MSKVIALANQKGGTGKTSTAVNLGIGLAVQSKKVLLVDSDAQGNLTDSLGYQEPDNLPISLATILTKTMMEESYEIDEGILHHAEGVDLMPGNIELSAIEVSLVNTMSRETVLRTYINTVKDKYDYVLIDCMPSLGMMTINALAAADSVIIPVQAHYLPAKGMTQLLQTIARVRRQINPKLTIDGVLLTMMDNRTNFAKDISFVLRRDYGDKLRVFQTEIPLSIRAAETSAQGKSIYAFDPHGIAAKAYKAFTKEVHDIGEKQRKRQHQANLSR, translated from the coding sequence GTGTCAAAAGTAATCGCTCTCGCCAATCAAAAAGGTGGCACAGGGAAAACCTCGACGGCGGTCAATCTCGGGATCGGGCTTGCAGTACAGAGTAAAAAGGTGTTGCTGGTGGACTCAGATGCACAGGGGAATCTGACAGATTCATTGGGTTATCAGGAACCAGACAATCTGCCCATTTCGTTGGCTACCATTCTGACCAAGACAATGATGGAGGAATCGTATGAGATTGACGAAGGAATTCTTCACCATGCGGAAGGTGTTGACCTGATGCCGGGCAACATTGAACTATCCGCCATTGAGGTATCCCTGGTCAACACTATGAGCCGGGAAACGGTACTGCGCACATATATCAACACGGTCAAAGACAAATATGATTATGTGCTGATCGACTGTATGCCCTCTCTCGGCATGATGACCATCAATGCCCTTGCCGCCGCGGACAGTGTAATTATTCCCGTTCAGGCCCACTATCTGCCCGCCAAAGGAATGACACAGCTTTTACAGACCATTGCCAGGGTAAGAAGGCAAATCAACCCGAAATTGACCATTGACGGCGTTCTGCTCACAATGATGGATAACCGCACCAATTTTGCAAAGGACATTTCCTTTGTCCTGCGGCGGGACTATGGTGACAAACTGCGAGTTTTTCAAACTGAAATCCCCCTGTCCATCCGGGCGGCTGAAACAAGCGCGCAGGGAAAAAGCATCTATGCGTTTGATCCGCACGGAATAGCCGCCAAAGCCTATAAAGCCTTTACAAAGGAGGTGCATGACATTGGCGAAAAGCAGCGCAAGAGACAGCATCAAGCTAACCTCAGTAGATGA
- a CDS encoding DUF3991 and TOPRIM domain-containing protein, translated as MPYVTPEQIERAKQMDLLTYLQYYEPQELVHFSGNVYRTRSHDSLKISNGKWCWWSRGIGGRSALDYLVKVRGLSLPEAVVQIGGQTAALLPVPSKEPASAGPRKLLLPEKNENNDRVIVYLAGRGIKRDIIDYCIQTKRLYESRCYHNAVFVGFDSQGVPRYASLRGTSRRRFMGEANGSDKRLSFSIPARDNSSKLHLFESAVDLMSYCTLELLSGREWRQDFCLSLAGIYKPKQDISESTLPAALTQFLKDFPQISEIALHLDNDAAGRLAAKTIQTILPSHYIVFDEPPERGKDYNEYLRSTLKIRRIQERE; from the coding sequence ATGCCATATGTAACACCGGAGCAGATCGAGCGGGCCAAGCAAATGGACCTGCTGACTTATCTGCAATATTACGAGCCGCAGGAACTGGTACATTTTTCCGGAAATGTTTATAGGACACGGAGCCATGACAGCCTGAAGATCAGCAACGGAAAATGGTGCTGGTGGTCCCGTGGCATCGGCGGGCGTTCCGCTCTGGATTACCTGGTTAAAGTACGGGGACTGTCCCTGCCCGAGGCGGTGGTACAAATAGGCGGACAGACAGCTGCACTGCTGCCTGTGCCGTCTAAAGAACCGGCATCCGCCGGGCCGAGAAAACTACTCCTACCGGAGAAAAACGAAAACAATGACAGAGTTATAGTCTACCTGGCAGGACGCGGTATTAAGAGGGATATTATCGACTACTGCATCCAAACCAAACGTTTGTATGAAAGCCGTTGTTACCACAATGCGGTATTTGTTGGGTTTGACAGTCAAGGTGTTCCCCGCTACGCGTCGCTCCGGGGCACATCGCGCAGACGGTTTATGGGTGAAGCGAACGGGAGTGATAAGCGCCTTTCCTTTTCCATCCCGGCAAGGGATAATAGCAGCAAGCTTCATCTGTTTGAAAGCGCTGTTGACTTGATGTCTTATTGCACTTTGGAGTTGCTTTCCGGCAGAGAATGGCGTCAAGATTTTTGTCTGTCTCTTGCCGGTATTTATAAGCCAAAACAGGACATTAGTGAAAGCACTCTGCCAGCCGCTTTAACGCAATTCTTGAAAGATTTCCCACAGATCAGTGAAATTGCTTTGCACTTGGATAACGACGCAGCTGGACGGTTGGCGGCAAAAACCATTCAAACTATCCTACCGTCTCATTACATTGTTTTCGACGAGCCGCCGGAACGAGGGAAAGATTATAATGAGTATTTGAGAAGCACCTTGAAGATACGACGGATACAAGAACGGGAATAA
- a CDS encoding ParB/RepB/Spo0J family partition protein has product MAKSSARDSIKLTSVDELFSTEESRTDSQREKVLEIPLSEISDFPSHPFKVKADEAMLEMADSVNQYGVLVPGLVRPKADGGYEMVAGHRRKKASELAGKETIPCIVRELDDDAATIIMVDSNLQRESILPSEKAFAYKMKLEAMKRQAGRPSKNSAQVGSNSFGKESREILAEQVGESRNQISRYIRLTELKPSLLEMVDEKHIAFNPAVELSYLAEKEQQDLLKTMQSEDCTPSLAQAQRMKKLSQDGKLSEDVIFSILTEEKPNQKEKFNIQRERIDRFFPKNFTEKQKEDLIVQLLEGWYKKRQREQER; this is encoded by the coding sequence TTGGCGAAAAGCAGCGCAAGAGACAGCATCAAGCTAACCTCAGTAGATGAACTGTTTTCTACGGAGGAAAGTCGCACAGATAGCCAGAGAGAAAAGGTGCTGGAAATTCCTCTTTCGGAAATCAGCGATTTTCCCAGCCATCCTTTTAAGGTGAAAGCGGATGAAGCCATGTTGGAAATGGCGGACAGCGTTAATCAGTACGGCGTTTTAGTTCCAGGCCTTGTTCGCCCCAAAGCGGATGGCGGCTATGAAATGGTGGCTGGACACCGACGCAAAAAAGCAAGTGAGCTTGCAGGCAAGGAAACAATACCCTGTATTGTCCGCGAATTAGACGACGATGCCGCAACAATTATCATGGTTGACAGCAATCTGCAACGGGAAAGCATTTTACCGAGTGAAAAAGCCTTTGCCTATAAGATGAAGCTGGAAGCAATGAAACGACAAGCAGGCAGGCCAAGTAAAAATTCCGCCCAAGTTGGGAGTAATTCTTTTGGCAAAGAATCACGTGAAATACTTGCAGAACAAGTTGGAGAAAGCCGAAATCAAATTTCCAGATATATTCGACTTACTGAACTCAAACCGTCACTTCTTGAAATGGTGGACGAAAAACATATTGCCTTTAATCCGGCTGTGGAGCTTTCCTACTTAGCCGAAAAGGAACAGCAGGACCTATTAAAAACCATGCAATCGGAGGACTGCACCCCGTCTTTGGCACAGGCACAGAGAATGAAAAAACTCAGTCAGGACGGCAAGCTAAGTGAGGATGTTATCTTTTCCATTCTTACCGAGGAAAAGCCAAACCAAAAGGAAAAATTCAACATTCAGAGGGAGCGTATCGACCGCTTTTTCCCTAAGAACTTTACCGAGAAGCAAAAGGAGGACTTGATTGTCCAGTTGCTGGAAGGCTGGTACAAAAAGCGGCAGCGGGAACAGGAACGATAG
- a CDS encoding MerR family transcriptional regulator, translating into MFKYLRVVIIHMLTIGEFSKISRVSTKTLRYYDQIGLLKPGFVSKDSGYRYYEVSQLRDMLLILRLKRYGFSLPEISAVLASGDSKHFAELMRTKKEMFLRQTQNQQHILLQMEQDIEKIERCENIMQSNYLVKTVEMQSKTIYSLRRKMSIRDFQEAFETLCAGLEKNRCKPAGPFLSVYHDEDFNHECTDIEVGVEVSPGTSGEHVRMLAPGLCCFATHIGSYDDFTPCYTALMEWIDNEGYTISGPPFELYVKGCEDNVQPSEYVTEIYFPIKK; encoded by the coding sequence ATGTTCAAATACCTTCGGGTGGTGATTATTCATATGCTTACAATCGGAGAATTCTCCAAAATCAGCAGGGTGTCTACAAAAACGCTTCGCTATTACGATCAAATTGGTCTTCTAAAGCCTGGATTTGTCAGCAAGGATTCCGGCTATCGGTATTATGAAGTTTCACAGCTCCGGGATATGCTGCTGATCTTGCGGCTGAAACGGTATGGGTTTTCATTGCCGGAAATATCCGCCGTCCTCGCATCCGGCGACAGCAAGCACTTTGCCGAACTGATGAGAACAAAAAAAGAAATGTTTTTGCGGCAAACCCAAAATCAGCAGCACATCCTGCTCCAAATGGAGCAAGATATTGAGAAAATTGAAAGGTGTGAAAACATTATGCAATCCAATTATTTGGTTAAAACCGTAGAAATGCAGTCAAAAACTATCTACTCCCTCAGGCGTAAAATGAGTATTCGGGACTTTCAAGAAGCCTTTGAAACATTGTGCGCCGGTCTGGAGAAGAACCGTTGCAAGCCTGCCGGACCATTTTTATCCGTCTATCATGACGAGGATTTCAATCATGAATGCACGGATATTGAGGTAGGTGTCGAGGTATCGCCCGGCACAAGCGGCGAACACGTACGGATGCTTGCTCCGGGGCTCTGCTGTTTTGCAACGCATATCGGCTCGTATGACGACTTTACTCCCTGCTATACCGCCCTGATGGAATGGATAGACAATGAAGGCTATACCATTTCCGGACCGCCGTTTGAACTATATGTCAAGGGCTGTGAAGATAACGTCCAGCCAAGTGAGTATGTCACGGAAATCTATTTTCCTATTAAAAAGTGA
- a CDS encoding N-6 DNA methylase — translation MAIKLQLITELAESTAHRIAKNPANWTSFLKTAAWNYKYPFQDQVLIYAQRLDATACAPIEVWNEKLGRWVNKGAKGIALIDDSGGRLSLRHVFDVSDTNSRYNHPVVLWEMKDGYAGAVTERLENTFGGLEEKLELAAALISAARNAVEDNFPDYLSELVECRENSFLEELDGQNVEVIFKEVLISSVAYMLLIRCGCDAGKYWSFEDVQSVSNFNTLDTVSCLGAATSDISEMILREIGATVRELQKAEENPNRTFAKNQEAGHNESEKQNISFERGGEDGTDLHAAGRLPDSRPDAAGESGAHRQVWDVAQDISEKPQERNIRELDAGGQTERPPGGDRPDGEGEDRTDHGKDADRESSVGQSSKPAELDGAPEQPAAFGGGNSTGGDRLQLSIFPTVEQQIETIEQAEDEKSFAFSISQEEIDHALCRGTGFQNGKYRVYLHYREQHTAKETIGFLKREYGIGGGTHIFTDGTCGNHWHDGKGISLSKSGSLITNPELRLSWNQVAKRLGELIAAGRYLNGKEREYLEIEYLPIYEQQVEERRRQLAEQAYAREILNREPAPLQEEKLLLSENTRYAFSPGDTVYLGADEYEIFSLEGGKVMLRDTSFPLFSRELARDDLENMLRENPLNDHLLVIGEEPVQIIEEQSGQKNTEEMFPRDLYQAYLPGIVNRIRTGESYPYLRDRDIDPESAEQELKEAINRIVLSMRGEHPAFFEAYATLPRFKEWLDEDVFQRTYEDFLTEERDSVTLHADDPDAPAWVRATGDITITREGGTVTIDSGGDGDRNYVEFDLELPGEQEEKPAEKEMAIGMKLVIEDRRFEIEAINQEAETVSLRDITFQQSTDFPIFRRESITFVRGILAQVKEPVQQQTQHGKISKVSNNIQPETSKQPRVNFRITSDNLGVGGQKTKYGWNFAAIRLLNQLEEQSRLATPEEKETLSKYVGWGSLPQVFDGQNSQWAKEYAELKELLTEDEYTSARASTLNAHYTSPIVIKAIYDCLANMGFKTGNILEPACGIGNFFGLVPESMKNSKLYGVELDSITGRVAKQLYQNASIAVQGYEETSLPDSFFDVAVGNVPFGSYGVADKKYDKHKFYIHDYFFAKTLDKVRPGGIIAFITSKGTMDKQNPEVRKYIAQRAELLGAVRLPNNAFLANAGTEVTADILFLQKRDRVIDIEPDWVHLSTTEGGIPVNRYFADNPDMVLGTMDYDERMYGNKSETTCIPYEDADVGELLREALENIHAEITEYELDELADDADASIPADPNVRNFSYCLVGGAIYYRENSRMNRVETSVTAEGRIKGMIAIRDCVRDLIEYQTEDYGDETIQEQQRKLNNLYDAFVAKYGLLNSRGNSMAFSDDSSYCLLCSLEILDENGELERKADMFTKRTIRQRTNVAHVDTAAEALAISIAEKARVDLELMQSLTGLSEERLADDLQGVIFRDFGKVVPENVPSAFFQVDSFPYVTADEYLSGNVREKLKQVRELATILSPEQGEKLASNIKALEAVQPKDLSASEIDVRLGATWLPPEVVKDFIFELLETPYMYRRYIDVFYSSYTANWNVKGKNDDRSDNIKANVTYGTKRINAYKIVEETLNLRDVRIFDTVCEDGVERRVLNKKETAIAQQKQEAIKEAFQNWIWKDPERREVLTRIYNDRFNSIRPREYDGSHIRFTGMNPEISLRKHQVDAVAHILYGGNTLLAHCVGAGKTYEMTAAAMESKHLGLCNKSLFVVPNHLTEQWAGEFLQLYPSANILVATKKDFETQTRKKFCARIATGDYDAVIIGHSQFEKIPISQERQKRQLEEQMMEITSGIQELKEERGERYAIKQLEKTRKTLKLKLDKLNDTSRKDDVVTFEELGVDRLFVDEADFYKNLFLYTKMRNVAGLSQTEAQKSSDLFAKCRYLDELTEGRGVIFATGTPISNSITEMYTMQRYLQYEVLRQNGLQHFDCWASTFGETVTAIELAPEGTGYRAKTRFARFYNLPELMNMFKEVADIKTADMLNLPVPKANYRNVAVKPSEFQQDMVAELAERAERVRNRMVEPNEDNMLKITNDGRKLALDQRLANPMLPDYEDSKVNACVENIFRFWQENRDKKLTQLVFCDLSTPKGDGNFNVYEDVRQKLTARGVTAEEVAFIHDANTETKKKELFVKVRKGQVRILLGSTFKMGAGTNVQDKLIALHDLDCPWRPRDLEQRSGRIVRQGNKNGEVHIFRYVTENTFDAYLYQILENKQRFISQIMTSKSPVRSAEDIDETALSYAEVKALATGNPYIKEKMDLDIQVSKLKLLKANHLSQRYALEDRMFKHYPQQIRFTEERIGGYEKDIALYKRHRISAISAPDEGSADDAKFAGMTIKGARYAEKAEAGTAILEACKQMTLPEPQEIGSYMGFPMLVSFDGFSKQYQVTLRGALSHPVTLGTDIYGNIARINNALAEIPKKLEYCQEQLKTLRQQVETAKEQIEIPFEKEQELQTKSARLAELNILLNMDKRENEVLDDEPDEEPVFQEKKVVVGYER, via the coding sequence GTGGCGATAAAGCTGCAGCTGATTACAGAGCTGGCGGAAAGCACGGCGCACCGAATTGCGAAAAATCCCGCCAACTGGACTTCCTTTTTGAAGACGGCGGCCTGGAACTACAAATACCCGTTCCAGGACCAAGTTTTGATTTACGCTCAGCGTCTAGACGCGACCGCCTGCGCTCCGATTGAAGTATGGAATGAGAAGTTGGGCCGATGGGTAAACAAGGGTGCCAAAGGCATCGCCCTTATCGACGACAGCGGGGGAAGGTTGAGTCTGCGCCATGTGTTTGATGTGTCGGATACCAACAGCCGCTACAACCACCCTGTCGTACTTTGGGAGATGAAGGACGGATATGCGGGGGCTGTTACAGAAAGGCTAGAAAACACCTTTGGTGGGCTAGAGGAAAAGCTTGAGTTGGCGGCCGCCTTAATTTCTGCCGCTCGCAACGCTGTGGAGGACAATTTCCCGGATTATCTCTCTGAACTGGTGGAATGTCGGGAGAACAGCTTTCTGGAGGAACTTGACGGCCAGAATGTGGAAGTCATCTTCAAAGAAGTGCTGATAAGCTCCGTAGCCTATATGCTCTTAATCCGCTGCGGCTGCGATGCCGGCAAATATTGGAGTTTTGAGGACGTCCAAAGTGTTTCGAACTTCAATACTCTGGATACCGTTTCCTGTTTGGGGGCCGCCACCAGCGACATTTCCGAAATGATCCTGCGGGAAATCGGAGCAACGGTCAGGGAGTTGCAAAAGGCAGAGGAAAATCCAAACCGCACCTTTGCTAAAAATCAGGAAGCGGGACACAATGAAAGTGAAAAGCAAAATATAAGTTTTGAAAGGGGTGGCGAAGATGGAACTGACCTACACGCTGCAGGGCGATTACCTGATTCCCGACCTGACGCTGCCGGAGAAAGCGGCGCACATCGGCAAGTATGGGATGTTGCGCAAGACATATCTGAAAAACCACAGGAAAGGAATATACGCGAGCTTGATGCTGGCGGGCAAACTGAACGGCCACCTGGCGGAGACCGACCGGACGGCGAAGGAGAGGATCGAACGGATCATGGAAAAGATGCTGACAGAGAGTCCTCCGTTGGACAAAGCAGCAAACCCGCTGAGCTGGACGGGGCACCTGAACAGCCTGCGGCATTCGGCGGAGGAAACAGTACTGGCGGAGATCGTTTACAGCTAAGCATTTTCCCGACGGTTGAACAGCAAATTGAAACCATAGAACAGGCGGAGGACGAAAAATCCTTCGCTTTTTCTATTTCCCAGGAAGAAATCGACCATGCTCTATGCCGGGGTACGGGTTTCCAAAACGGTAAATACCGTGTTTATCTCCACTATAGGGAGCAGCATACCGCAAAAGAAACCATTGGTTTTTTGAAACGAGAGTACGGAATCGGCGGCGGTACTCATATTTTTACGGATGGAACCTGTGGCAACCACTGGCATGACGGCAAAGGGATCTCCTTAAGCAAAAGCGGCAGCTTAATAACAAATCCGGAATTAAGACTGTCTTGGAACCAGGTTGCCAAACGGCTTGGAGAATTGATTGCCGCCGGCCGCTATTTGAACGGCAAGGAAAGAGAATACCTGGAAATAGAATACCTCCCAATTTATGAGCAGCAGGTGGAGGAACGCCGCCGGCAGCTTGCCGAGCAGGCTTATGCCCGGGAAATCCTGAACCGGGAACCGGCTCCTTTACAAGAAGAGAAACTCCTATTAAGTGAGAATACTCGTTATGCCTTTTCTCCCGGCGACACGGTGTATCTGGGTGCAGACGAATACGAGATTTTTTCTTTAGAAGGCGGAAAGGTGATGTTGCGGGACACAAGCTTTCCGTTGTTCAGCAGAGAACTGGCACGGGATGACTTGGAGAATATGCTGCGGGAAAACCCGTTGAATGACCATCTACTTGTTATCGGGGAAGAACCGGTGCAAATTATCGAAGAACAAAGCGGCCAAAAAAATACGGAAGAAATGTTTCCCCGCGACTTGTACCAAGCATACTTGCCCGGAATCGTCAATCGGATACGAACCGGTGAGAGCTATCCCTACCTGCGGGATCGGGACATTGATCCGGAAAGCGCCGAACAGGAGCTGAAGGAGGCTATCAACCGTATTGTTCTTTCCATGAGGGGAGAGCATCCGGCTTTTTTCGAAGCTTATGCAACCCTACCGCGGTTCAAAGAATGGCTGGACGAGGACGTATTCCAACGAACCTATGAAGATTTTCTGACGGAAGAAAGGGATAGTGTTACCCTTCATGCTGATGACCCTGACGCACCCGCATGGGTACGGGCAACCGGAGACATCACCATCACTCGCGAAGGCGGTACCGTCACTATTGACAGCGGCGGCGATGGTGATAGAAACTATGTAGAATTTGACCTGGAGCTGCCGGGCGAACAGGAAGAAAAACCGGCCGAAAAAGAAATGGCCATAGGCATGAAGCTTGTCATTGAGGACAGGCGTTTTGAAATCGAGGCAATTAACCAGGAAGCCGAAACGGTCAGCTTGCGGGACATTACTTTTCAGCAGAGTACGGATTTTCCCATTTTCCGCAGGGAAAGCATCACTTTTGTGCGCGGCATTTTGGCGCAGGTTAAAGAACCCGTACAGCAACAGACACAGCACGGTAAAATATCGAAAGTCAGTAATAATATTCAGCCGGAAACATCAAAACAGCCCCGTGTCAATTTCCGTATCACCAGCGACAATTTGGGAGTGGGAGGACAGAAAACAAAATACGGCTGGAATTTCGCCGCCATCCGTCTGCTCAATCAACTGGAAGAGCAAAGCCGTCTGGCCACACCGGAAGAAAAAGAGACTTTATCAAAGTACGTTGGATGGGGCAGTCTGCCGCAGGTGTTTGACGGGCAGAACAGCCAATGGGCGAAGGAATATGCGGAATTGAAGGAACTGCTTACAGAAGACGAGTATACATCTGCCCGGGCATCCACCTTAAACGCCCATTATACATCCCCAATCGTCATCAAGGCCATCTATGACTGTTTGGCTAATATGGGCTTTAAGACCGGCAACATATTGGAACCAGCCTGCGGAATCGGCAACTTTTTTGGGCTTGTACCGGAGAGTATGAAGAATTCCAAGCTGTATGGCGTGGAACTGGACAGCATCACGGGCAGGGTTGCCAAGCAGCTGTATCAAAACGCCAGCATCGCGGTGCAGGGTTATGAGGAAACCAGCCTGCCCGACAGCTTTTTCGACGTGGCTGTCGGCAATGTGCCCTTTGGCAGCTATGGCGTGGCGGACAAAAAGTACGACAAGCACAAGTTTTACATCCATGACTATTTTTTCGCCAAAACGCTGGACAAGGTGCGGCCCGGCGGCATTATCGCCTTTATAACATCCAAGGGCACGATGGACAAGCAGAATCCCGAAGTCCGTAAGTACATCGCCCAGCGGGCCGAGCTGCTGGGAGCCGTCCGGTTGCCCAACAACGCATTTCTGGCTAACGCCGGTACGGAGGTCACAGCTGACATCCTGTTCCTGCAAAAGCGCGACCGGGTAATCGACATCGAGCCGGATTGGGTGCATCTTTCCACTACTGAGGGCGGTATTCCCGTCAACCGCTACTTTGCCGACAATCCAGACATGGTGTTGGGTACAATGGACTATGATGAGCGGATGTACGGCAACAAAAGCGAAACCACCTGCATTCCCTATGAGGACGCCGACGTAGGCGAGCTGCTGCGTGAGGCGCTGGAAAACATCCACGCTGAAATTACGGAATACGAGCTGGACGAATTAGCCGACGACGCAGACGCTTCCATTCCGGCAGATCCCAATGTGCGCAACTTCAGCTATTGCCTGGTGGGCGGTGCAATCTACTACCGGGAAAACAGCCGCATGAACCGGGTGGAAACTTCCGTCACAGCGGAGGGCCGTATCAAAGGCATGATTGCCATCCGTGATTGTGTGCGGGATTTAATCGAATACCAGACCGAAGATTATGGTGACGAAACAATCCAGGAACAGCAGCGCAAGTTAAATAATTTATACGATGCTTTTGTCGCCAAGTACGGACTTTTGAACAGTAGGGGCAACAGCATGGCTTTTTCCGATGACAGCTCCTACTGCCTGCTTTGTTCCCTGGAAATTCTGGACGAGAACGGCGAGCTGGAGCGCAAGGCGGATATGTTCACTAAGCGCACCATCCGGCAGCGTACGAATGTTGCCCATGTGGACACTGCTGCCGAGGCCTTGGCCATCTCCATCGCGGAAAAAGCGCGTGTAGACTTGGAGTTAATGCAGAGCCTGACCGGGCTTTCGGAAGAACGCCTTGCCGACGATCTTCAGGGCGTGATTTTCCGCGACTTCGGCAAAGTGGTGCCTGAAAACGTCCCCAGCGCTTTCTTTCAGGTGGATTCTTTTCCCTATGTAACGGCGGACGAATACCTATCCGGCAACGTTCGTGAAAAGCTTAAACAGGTACGGGAACTCGCCACAATCCTGTCGCCTGAACAAGGGGAAAAGCTAGCTTCCAACATTAAAGCTCTGGAGGCGGTGCAGCCGAAGGATCTGAGCGCTTCCGAAATCGACGTGCGTCTGGGTGCGACCTGGCTTCCTCCGGAAGTGGTCAAAGACTTCATCTTTGAACTTCTGGAAACACCCTATATGTACAGGCGGTATATCGACGTTTTCTATTCCTCCTATACCGCCAATTGGAACGTCAAGGGCAAAAACGACGACCGCAGCGACAACATTAAGGCAAACGTGACCTACGGCACGAAGCGCATCAATGCATACAAAATTGTTGAGGAAACTCTGAACCTCCGGGATGTACGCATATTTGATACCGTTTGCGAGGACGGTGTGGAGAGGCGTGTGCTGAACAAAAAGGAAACTGCTATTGCCCAGCAGAAGCAGGAGGCCATCAAGGAAGCTTTCCAAAACTGGATATGGAAAGACCCTGAGCGTCGGGAAGTTTTGACCAGGATTTACAACGACCGCTTCAACTCCATCCGGCCCCGCGAATATGACGGCAGCCATATCCGGTTTACCGGCATGAATCCGGAAATTAGTCTGCGCAAGCATCAGGTGGACGCGGTGGCGCACATCCTGTATGGCGGCAACACCCTGCTGGCCCACTGCGTGGGTGCAGGCAAGACTTACGAGATGACGGCGGCGGCGATGGAAAGTAAGCATTTGGGCCTTTGCAATAAAAGCCTGTTTGTCGTTCCCAACCACCTGACCGAGCAGTGGGCTGGGGAGTTTTTGCAACTCTATCCTTCTGCCAATATCTTGGTGGCCACCAAAAAGGACTTTGAAACCCAGACCCGCAAAAAATTTTGCGCGAGAATAGCCACCGGCGACTACGACGCCGTCATTATCGGGCACAGCCAGTTTGAGAAAATTCCCATCTCCCAGGAACGTCAAAAGCGGCAGTTGGAGGAACAGATGATGGAGATCACTAGCGGCATCCAGGAACTCAAAGAGGAACGGGGCGAGCGTTATGCCATCAAGCAGCTGGAGAAAACAAGGAAAACGCTGAAGCTAAAGCTGGATAAATTAAACGACACCAGCCGTAAGGATGATGTGGTCACCTTTGAGGAGTTGGGAGTTGACCGGCTGTTTGTGGACGAGGCGGACTTTTACAAAAACTTGTTTTTGTATACCAAGATGAGGAACGTTGCAGGCCTGTCCCAGACCGAGGCGCAGAAGTCTTCAGACCTGTTTGCCAAGTGCCGCTATCTGGATGAGCTGACCGAAGGGCGCGGCGTGATCTTTGCAACAGGTACACCCATTTCCAACTCTATCACCGAAATGTATACCATGCAGCGGTACCTGCAATATGAAGTGCTGCGTCAAAACGGACTCCAGCATTTCGACTGCTGGGCCTCCACTTTCGGGGAAACCGTAACGGCTATCGAGCTTGCACCGGAGGGTACCGGCTACAGGGCCAAAACGAGGTTCGCCCGTTTCTACAACCTGCCGGAACTCATGAACATGTTCAAGGAGGTTGCGGACATCAAGACAGCGGACATGCTCAACCTCCCCGTGCCGAAAGCCAACTACCGCAATGTCGCGGTGAAGCCGAGTGAATTCCAGCAGGACATGGTTGCCGAGCTGGCCGAGCGCGCTGAAAGGGTGCGCAACCGGATGGTAGAACCGAATGAAGACAACATGCTGAAAATAACCAACGATGGGCGCAAGCTGGCCCTTGATCAGCGGTTGGCCAACCCCATGCTTCCTGACTATGAGGACAGCAAGGTAAACGCCTGTGTGGAAAATATATTTCGCTTCTGGCAGGAAAACCGTGATAAGAAGCTGACCCAGCTTGTGTTCTGCGACCTGTCCACACCCAAAGGCGACGGGAATTTCAACGTGTACGAGGACGTGCGGCAAAAGCTTACCGCACGCGGCGTCACCGCCGAGGAGGTTGCTTTTATTCACGACGCCAACACGGAAACCAAGAAAAAAGAGCTATTTGTCAAGGTGCGCAAGGGACAGGTGCGAATCCTGCTAGGCTCTACTTTTAAAATGGGAGCCGGAACCAACGTGCAGGATAAGTTGATTGCCCTTCATGACCTGGACTGCCCGTGGCGGCCGCGGGATTTGGAGCAGCGTTCTGGACGTATAGTTAGGCAGGGCAATAAAAATGGTGAGGTCCATATTTTCCGATATGTCACGGAGAACACCTTTGACGCCTATCTGTATCAGATTTTGGAGAACAAACAGCGGTTTATCAGTCAGATTATGACTTCCAAGTCCCCTGTGCGAAGCGCGGAGGACATAGACGAAACGGCGCTTTCCTACGCCGAAGTTAAGGCACTGGCGACGGGCAATCCCTATATTAAAGAAAAGATGGACCTGGATATTCAGGTGTCCAAATTAAAGCTCTTGAAGGCCAATCATTTAAGCCAGCGCTACGCTTTGGAGGACCGGATGTTCAAGCACTACCCGCAGCAGATCAGATTCACCGAGGAAAGGATTGGCGGTTATGAAAAGGATATTGCCTTGTATAAACGGCATAGGATTTCCGCGATTTCCGCGCCTGATGAGGGCAGCGCAGATGACGCTAAATTTGCGGGCATGACCATCAAAGGCGCCCGCTATGCCGAAAAGGCCGAGGCGGGTACGGCAATCCTGGAAGCCTGCAAGCAGATGACTTTGCCGGAACCGCAGGAAATTGGCAGCTACATGGGATTTCCGATGCTGGTTTCCTTTGACGGATTTAGCAAGCAGTACCAGGTTACCCTGCGGGGAGCTCTGAGCCATCCGGTGACACTGGGCACGGATATTTACGGAAATATTGCAAGAATCAACAATGCTTTGGCCGAAATACCAAAAAAGCTTGAATACTGCCAGGAGCAATTAAAAACACTCCGTCAGCAGGTGGAAACAGCCAAAGAGCAGATTGAGATCCCGTTTGAGAAGGAACAGGAGCTGCAAACAAAGTCCGCCCGGCTGGCGGAGCTGAATATTTTGCTCAACATGGATAAACGGGAAAACGAGGTGCTGGACGACGAGCCGGATGAAGAGCCTGTGTTTCAGGAAAAGAAAGTCGTCGTTGGCTACGAAAGATGA